CAATTTTTTCCGAAAGCGCGAAAACCGTTTGGTAGGTCTCGTCCGAGGTCTGGTAGCCGCGTACAATTTCCACCAATTTCATCACCGGAACCGGATTAAAGAAGTGCATCCCAATCACTTTATCAGCACGTTTACTTTGTGCGCCGAGCCAAGTGATCGAAATGGAAGAAGTATTGGAGGCTAAAATTGCCTCCGGCTTAGTGGCCTCGGCAAGGGATTGATAAACGTGTGCCTTTATGTCATCTCGTTCGGCAACAGCCTCTACCACCAGATCTGCATTTTCAACTCCTTGCACAAAAACAGTGGTTGGTGTGATGCGGCCAAGCGTGGTCTCGGCATCTGCCTCCGACAAAGCGCCTTTTTTAACCTGTCGTGCTAAATTCTGTCGGATCGTCTCCATGCCTCTTTGTAAGACCGCTTCGGTGACGTCCACCAGCGAGACCGTATAACCATTTTGGGCAAAAACGTGCGCTATGCCGTTCCCCATAGTGCCAGCACCAATCACCGAGATGTGT
The nucleotide sequence above comes from Rhodothermia bacterium. Encoded proteins:
- a CDS encoding 3-hydroxybutyryl-CoA dehydrogenase, whose product is MDIQHISVIGAGTMGNGIAHVFAQNGYTVSLVDVTEAVLQRGMETIRQNLARQVKKGALSEADAETTLGRITPTTVFVQGVENADLVVEAVAERDDIKAHVYQSLAEATKPEAILASNTSSISITWLGAQSKRADKVIGMHFFNPVPVMKLVEIVRGYQTSDETYQTVFALSEKIGKTPVTVQDYPGFVSNRILMPMINEAIYCVMEGVATPQDIDTVMKLGMAHPMGPLALADFIGLDVCLSIMEVLHNGIGDDKYRPCPLLRNMVTAGLLGKKSGKGFYTY